One part of the Thermococcus sp. JdF3 genome encodes these proteins:
- a CDS encoding universal stress protein — protein MGLFSSLINRKFKNIAGDRYEEISRRYREFLLLPEEFVLPEVNSILMPIDRFSGEIPEELYETLSAYLGASVTLVYISEKRTLSLIEQTLGKMEAEKLKNAKIEFAEGMLARIAPRLEELGLRVERRYFIGSKADDVIGLVGEGFDLLVVSRSYGSEVTKTSPVSPIVLKIVQHLDKPVLVY, from the coding sequence ATGGGCCTGTTCAGCTCGCTGATAAACCGCAAGTTCAAGAACATCGCGGGAGACAGGTACGAGGAGATTTCAAGGCGCTACCGTGAGTTTCTCCTCCTGCCGGAGGAATTCGTTCTCCCGGAGGTTAACTCTATACTGATGCCCATCGACAGGTTCTCCGGCGAGATTCCGGAGGAACTGTACGAAACGCTGAGCGCTTACCTGGGGGCCTCGGTGACTCTGGTTTACATCTCCGAGAAGCGGACTCTCTCCCTCATCGAGCAGACCCTGGGTAAGATGGAGGCCGAGAAGCTCAAGAACGCAAAGATAGAGTTCGCCGAGGGGATGCTGGCAAGGATAGCCCCGAGGCTTGAAGAGCTGGGACTTCGCGTCGAGCGGAGGTACTTCATAGGGAGCAAGGCGGACGACGTGATAGGACTTGTGGGGGAGGGCTTTGACCTTCTCGTGGTATCAAGGAGCTACGGCTCCGAGGTCACGAAAACATCTCCCGTAAGCCCCATAGTCCTTAAGATCGTTCAGCACCTTGATAAACCCGTCCTGGTTTACTGA